In Actinopolymorpha sp. NPDC004070, the genomic window CCTCGCCCCCGACGAGGGCTCGGCGACGGCGAAGACCGGCGGCGCCACCGGCCCCGGTTCCCCGCCGAGTCCCGGTTCCCCGCCGAGCCCCGGCTCGCCACCCGCGTGATGCGGGTCCGCGCGATCAGTCCCGCCCTGCTGGTCACCGAACTCGCCGACACCATCGCCCGCCTGCCGACCAGCTCGGATATCGACGCCGGCGCCGAAACCGGCGCCTGGACCCGGGTGGCCGTCGACGGTGCGCCCGCGACGAACCCGGACCGGTGGGCCGACGCGCTGATCGAGCCGCTGCGCGAGCGCGGCCGGGCCGTGGTGCGGGTCCGCGCTGACGACTACCTTCGCCCGGCGTCGCTGCGGCTGGAACGCGGCCGGGAGGACCCGGACGTGTTGTACGAGGACTGGCTGGACGACGCCGGCCTGGTCCGCGAGGTGCTCGAACCCCTCGATCCCGGCGGCACCGGCCGGGTGCTGCCGGCGTTGTGGAACGCGCGGACCGACCGGGCGCACCGCGCCGACTATGTGACCGTCGCGCCCGGCGGGCTGCTCGTGCTCAGCGGCTCGCTGTTGCTCGGGCGCTGGCTGCCGATCGACTTCGTCGTCCACCTGGAGCTGTCGCCGGCCGCGCTGGCCCGGCAGACCCCGGCCGAGCAGCAGTGGATGCTGCCCGCGTACGACCGGTACGCCGCGGAGGCCGAACCCACCCAGGCGGCCCAGGTGGTGGTCCGGCTGGACAACCCCGAACGCCCTGCTGTGGTGGAGCACTCGGCCGACTGAGCCGACCGGCCCACCCCGACCGGACCAGACCTGTGATCGCACGCGCTAGGGGCCCTCACCGCGGGGACCTCGAGGCCCCTCGTCGGACGGCCCCCGGTCGGTGCGGCCGCGCTCCTCGCCGAACCCGCCGTCGCCGAACCCGCCTTCTTCGGCCGCGCCCTCACCGGCCCGCCCGGCCGGCGGCGCCTCCGCCTGCGCCCGCCGCGCCGCCAGTACGTCGCCGATGAAGTAGTCGTACACGAACACGCCGATCACACCGCCGACGAACGGCCCGACGATCGGTATCCAGAAGTACCAGCTGAACGCCCCGGGTACCGAGCCGGGCAAGGCCACCTCACCCCAGCCGGCGATCCAGGCGAGGACGCGCGGCCCGAAGTCGCGCGCCGGGTTGATGGCGTACCCCGCGTTCACACCGAACGACAGGCCGATCGCGCCCACCACCAGGCCGGTGACCAGCGGCCCCATGTTGCCCGCGGGGGCCATGTTGCGCTTGTCGATGACCGCCACGATCAGCAGCAGGAGCAGGGCGGTGCCGACTATCTGGTCGACGAGCGGTCCGACCCAGCTGCCGTGGAAGTACGGCGCGGGGAAGGTGGCGAAGATGGAGAACGTCGGCAGCGCGTGGCCGGAGCTCTTCGGCGTGTGGGCCGCCGCGTTGTAGGAGTTGATCGCCGACTGGTACACCGCGTACACCACCGCGGCCCCGACGAACGCCCCCGCCACCTGCGCCCCGATGTAGGGGCCCACCTTGTTCCACGGGAACTGCCTCCGCACGGCGAATGCCAGGGTCACCGCGGGGTTGATGTGCGCGCCGCTGATCCCGCCCGCGACGTACACCGCGAACATCACCGCGAAGGCCCAGCCGAAGACGACCAGCAGCCAGTCGCCGACGCCGACGAACGACGTCACGGACGTGGCCGTACGCCCCGACCCGGGCAGACCGGCGACCGCCGTCGCGACCGCGCCGTCGCCGAACATGATGAGGATGAAGGTGCCCAGGAACTCGGCGAGGACCTCTCCCCACGTACCGCCGACGCGCTTCAGCCCGCGTGGGCCCCGCCGCAACGCGGGGATCTCTTCGCTCACCCCTCGCCCCTCTCCCCCGTGGACGCTCTCCCTCCTGTCTTGCCTCACGCTGAGGTACTTAACCTCTCATTTGGGTCACCGGCGCCATCTGTCACCAGCGGACCGGGAGTTCCGCCCACCCGCCGGTGAGCAGGTGGCTGCGCGGACGCAACTGATCCGGCGGTACGGCCAGCCGCAGCTCCGGGAACCGCGTGAACAGCGTCTCGAACAGCGCCGTCAGCTCGATCCGGGCCAGCGGCGCGCCCACGCAGAACCGCGGTCCGTGGCCGAACGTCACGTGCGGGTTGTCGGTCCGGCGTACGTCGAAGTCCGCCGGCTCGGGGAACCGCTCGACGTCCTGGTTGGCGTCGCGCAGGTCCAGCACCACCAGGTCCCCCGCCGCGATCGTGACGTCACCCACCTCGATGTCGGCGTTGGCGTACCGCGGCAGGCCGGCCGCACCCTCCTGCTCCGCGCCGGGGTTGGGCAGCCCGAACCGCAGGATCTCCTCCACCACCCGGGACACCGCCTCCGGTCCGCGTTTCAGTTCGGCGATCTGCTCGGGGTGGGCGAGCATCAGGACGACGCCGGAGTCGATCGCGGTGACCGTCGTCTCGTGGCCGGCGAAGAGCAGGCCGGCGCCGAGCTGCGCCGCGCTGTCGGTGTCGTACGCCGGCCGCCCGTCCACCTGCGCGGTCACCAGGTCGGTGATGACGTCCTCGGCGGGTTCGGCCCGGCGGCGTTCGACCAGCTCGCGCATGTACGCGTGCAGGGCGCCCATCGCGGCCGCGGACCGCTGTCCGTCGGTCATGTCGCCGACGTCGTCGGACCAGCGCCGGAAGTCCTCCCGGTCCGCGTACGGAACGCCGAGCAGCTCGCAGATCACCAGCGCCGGAAGGGGGAACGAGATCGCGTCGTGGAAGTCGGCCGGCTGCGGCCGGGCGGCGAGGTCGTCGAGGAGTTCGGCCACCACGGCCTCCACCCGCGGCCGGAGCAGCGCCAGCCGGCGGGCCGAGAACGACTTCGCCAGCAGCCGGCGCATCTGCCGGTGCTCGGCCACCTCGGTCGGCCGGGCCTGCTCGGGACCGAGGACCTGCGCGTCGGAGAAGCGGGCCGCCCGCTCCGGCTCGGGGTGGGAACGGCCGAGGCGCGGGTCGGCGAGCAGCCGCTTCACCGTGTCGTAGCCGGTGACCAGCCAGGCCGGGTCCCCGGCCGGAGTGGTCACCTTGCGCACGTCGGGCGTCGTCGGGGTCGCCGGGGTGGTCGGCGTCGTCGGCGTCGTGGGAGTCATCGCGGTCCTCCGGTTCGGGTGGCGGTGCCGAGGATGTGCGGGCTGGAGGGAGAGGGCAGCGGCCCGTCGGGAAACCGGAACCGCTCCAGGTGGTTCACGGCGAACCCGGCCGACTCGATGCCGGTGAGGGTGTCGCGGGACAGGTGGCAGCCGCCGACCAGCGCGGGCCACACCGTCAGGTCGAGGACACGCTGCAGGCCACGCAGCGCACGGTGGTCGGCCCGGACGTGTTCGAGGAAGCGGAGCTGGCCGCCCGGGCGGATCACCCGGTGCAGCTCCGCCAGCGCGGCCCGCTGGTCGGGTACGGAACACAACACCAGGCAGACGACCGCGGCGTCGAAGGCCCCGTCCGCGCCCGGAACGTGCTCGGCGGTGCCGTCCACCAGCGCCACCGGCACCGGCGCGTGGGCGGCGTTGCGGACGGCGTACCGGAGCAGGCTCGGCTCGGGTTCGACCGCGAGCACCCCGGCGACGCCGGCCGGGTAGTGGGCGAAGTTCAGGCCGCTGCCGGAGCCGATCTCGACCACCCGTCCGGTCAGCCCGGCGAGCAGCCGACGGCGACGCCCCGCCAGTCCGGCGAGGTCCATCGCCGGCGCCAGCCGCGCGTACACCCGGGCGAACAGCGGATGCCGGGCCAGTCGCCCGGTCCGCCGCTGCCGCCACTTCGGTAGCGCCCCCATCGCTGTCCACTATGGCGCAGTCACGCTCCGCCGTAACCCCCGCGAGTGATCATGACTGGCCCCCGGGGCGGAAGGTCACGAAATTTCGGGCTCGGGAGAAACAGCGCGCATAGGATCGGCGTTCGTCCGGCAGGTCCGGCTCGGTCAGGTGATTGGTCCCGGCAACGGGATCGGCAACAAGATCGGTAACGGGATCGGCAATTGTCCCGGCAAAGCTCTCGCAACGGTCTCGGCAAGGGGAGGTGCGGCCGATGCGGCGAACCACAGGCACCCGTGCGGTGCTCGTGTTCGCGGCCCTCGCGATCCTCGCCGCGCTGCTCACGCTCGCCGCCCTGGTCGTCGTCGCCGGGGCCACCTCCCGGCCCGCGTCCGCCGCGTCCGCGCCACCCGCCGCGTCCGCGCCCGACTTCGCCGCGATCGACCGGTTCGTGAGCGACCAACTCGCCGCGCAGGTCGTCCCCGGCGCCGCCCTGGTCGTCACCCACGGAGCAGAGGTCGTGCACGTACGCGGCTTCGGCCACACCTCGGCCGGTACGCCGGTGAGCCCGCGCACGCAGTTCCGGCTCGGCTCGGTGAGCAAGTCGTTCACCGCGACGGCAGTCCTGCAGCTGGTCGACGCGGGCCGGGTCCGGCTGGACGAGCCGGTCCGCACGTACGTCCCCGACTTCGCCGTCGACGACCCCCGCGGCAACCGGATCACCGTCCGCCAGCTCCTCAACCACACCAGCGGCCTGAGCGACCGGGGCTTCCCCGAGCAGAAGCTGCCCGCGCCGCACAGCCTGGCCGATCGGGTCACCAGCCTGCACACGGCGAAGCTGGTCAGCGCGCCGGGCACGCGGTTCCAGTACTTCAACCCCAACTACGACGTCGCGGCCAGGGTGGTCGAGGTGGTGAGCGGGAAGCCGTTCGCGACCTATCTGCGGGAGAAGGTCTTCGCACCCCTGCGGATGAACGACACCCTGCTCGCGTACACCAAACTGATCCCGTCGACCGCGCCGCGACTGTCCCGCGGCTACGCCCTCGTCCTCACCCGCCCGGTCGCGCGGCCCGAGCCCGACGGCTTTCTCGGCGGAGACGGCGCGGTGATGTCCACCGCCGCCGACCTCGGCCACTGGCTGGCGATGCAGAACTCGAAGGGGCGGTACGCCGGACGGCAGATCGTCTCCGCGAACGGCCTGGCCACCGAGCACACGCCGCCGACCGGACCCAACGGCCCTAACGGCCCGGACGGCCACGACACCTCGTACGCGATGGGCTGGACGGTCGAGCGGCCCGAGGTCGGACAGCCCCAGCTCACCCACAACGGCGTCCTGTCGACCTACTACGCCGAGCAGGCACTGGTCCCCGGTAACGGCTACGGCGTGGCGCTGATGTTCAACACCTCCAACGGGCTCGTGCCCTACCACGCGATCACCGAGGGCGTGCTCGCCCAACTGGAGGGCCGGGAGCCGGCGGCGGTGCAGCCACCGACGCGGCTGGTCGAGTACGTCCTGGTGGCACTCACCGTGCTCATCCTGCTGGTCCGCTGCTGGGAGCTCCTGCGCGCCCGGGCCTGGGCGCGGCGCCGCCGGACGCGTTCCACGTGGCGGGTCGTCCCCGGCATGGTCTGGCTGCTGGTCCCGACCGTGCTGCTGGCCGGACTGCCCTGGCTGGTGGGCACGTTCGCCGGGCGCGTGTTCACCCGGGAGCAGCTGTTCTGGGCGATGGCGACGGTGCACGTGTTTCTCGGGGTGGCGGCGGTCAGCGGCCTGGCCCTGATCGCGGTTCGCCTGGTGGCGTTGGTCGGTACGAAGTCGGTATCCACTCCGGAGGCATCATGAGCGACGCGGCACGGCAGACTGGCACGGTGCAGCACGACCTCACCCGCCTCACCGTCCGCCCGGCACGCGCCGAGGACGACGCCGCCCTGCTCGCCATCGACGGCGCGTCCTGGACCTCGACTTCGGGTTTCCCCTCCCTGCAGGGCGAAACCCGCACGTCGTTCTTCGACGACCACAACACCCCCGACCTGCACTTGGTGGCGGTGTCGAACGGCACGCTGGCCGGATACGTCCGGATCACCCCGATGGTGCCGTTTCCCGAAGGTGCGCACGTCCTGGGGATCTACGGGTTCGCGGTCGCGCCGGCAGTGCGGGGGCAGGGAGTGGGGTCCGCACTCCTGATCGCCGCGCAGGAGTACGCCCGCGGCCGCGGCGCGCGCAAGCTCAGCTTGCGGGTGTTCGGCACCAACACGACCGCGCGACGGCTGTACGAGCGGCACGGGTTCGTGGTCGAGGGCACCCTGCGGGCGGCGTTCCTGATCGAGGGCCAGTACGTCGACGACGTATGGATGTCGAAGTTCCTCGACCCCACCGACTGATCACGACCCGATCCGGCTGCCCCGGCCGAACTCTCCCGTTTCCGTGCACGCCAGACGTTCAGCGGTGGGGCTCGCGACGTGCGATCATCGACCCCTCGTCGGCGTCGCGGGCCCTGGGCCCGCCCTGGAGTGGGAGTACAGCACATGAGGATCGTCGGGGTCATCATCGCCATCTGGCTGCTCATCGGCGTCGTCGCAGTCGCCCAGCGGGGCTACTTCGGCGGGGGCGAGCAGAACTGCGCCAAGGCCGGCACCATCGCGGTGACCGTGGTGGCCGGGCCGCTCAACTACGCGGGCGCCAACCCGAAGGTGAAGTGCGAGCTGCCGCAGCCTTCCTCCTAGGTCGGCGCGCCGCCCCCTAAGGTTTCCCTGCAGGCGAACCAACGCGGCAGGGAGGCGATCGGTGTGGCGGATGCGGAGCCCGGCGGCGGTACGGTCGCCAAGTACGCCACGGTCCGCGCGCACCTGCTCGACCTGATCCGCGACCGGCTCGAGCCGCACGAGCGGCT contains:
- a CDS encoding uridine kinase, which encodes MRVRAISPALLVTELADTIARLPTSSDIDAGAETGAWTRVAVDGAPATNPDRWADALIEPLRERGRAVVRVRADDYLRPASLRLERGREDPDVLYEDWLDDAGLVREVLEPLDPGGTGRVLPALWNARTDRAHRADYVTVAPGGLLVLSGSLLLGRWLPIDFVVHLELSPAALARQTPAEQQWMLPAYDRYAAEAEPTQAAQVVVRLDNPERPAVVEHSAD
- a CDS encoding cytochrome P450 — translated: MTPTTPTTPTTPATPTTPDVRKVTTPAGDPAWLVTGYDTVKRLLADPRLGRSHPEPERAARFSDAQVLGPEQARPTEVAEHRQMRRLLAKSFSARRLALLRPRVEAVVAELLDDLAARPQPADFHDAISFPLPALVICELLGVPYADREDFRRWSDDVGDMTDGQRSAAAMGALHAYMRELVERRRAEPAEDVITDLVTAQVDGRPAYDTDSAAQLGAGLLFAGHETTVTAIDSGVVLMLAHPEQIAELKRGPEAVSRVVEEILRFGLPNPGAEQEGAAGLPRYANADIEVGDVTIAAGDLVVLDLRDANQDVERFPEPADFDVRRTDNPHVTFGHGPRFCVGAPLARIELTALFETLFTRFPELRLAVPPDQLRPRSHLLTGGWAELPVRW
- a CDS encoding class I SAM-dependent methyltransferase: MGALPKWRQRRTGRLARHPLFARVYARLAPAMDLAGLAGRRRRLLAGLTGRVVEIGSGSGLNFAHYPAGVAGVLAVEPEPSLLRYAVRNAAHAPVPVALVDGTAEHVPGADGAFDAAVVCLVLCSVPDQRAALAELHRVIRPGGQLRFLEHVRADHRALRGLQRVLDLTVWPALVGGCHLSRDTLTGIESAGFAVNHLERFRFPDGPLPSPSSPHILGTATRTGGPR
- a CDS encoding GNAT family N-acetyltransferase is translated as MSDAARQTGTVQHDLTRLTVRPARAEDDAALLAIDGASWTSTSGFPSLQGETRTSFFDDHNTPDLHLVAVSNGTLAGYVRITPMVPFPEGAHVLGIYGFAVAPAVRGQGVGSALLIAAQEYARGRGARKLSLRVFGTNTTARRLYERHGFVVEGTLRAAFLIEGQYVDDVWMSKFLDPTD
- a CDS encoding MIP family channel protein, whose amino-acid sequence is MSEEIPALRRGPRGLKRVGGTWGEVLAEFLGTFILIMFGDGAVATAVAGLPGSGRTATSVTSFVGVGDWLLVVFGWAFAVMFAVYVAGGISGAHINPAVTLAFAVRRQFPWNKVGPYIGAQVAGAFVGAAVVYAVYQSAINSYNAAAHTPKSSGHALPTFSIFATFPAPYFHGSWVGPLVDQIVGTALLLLLIVAVIDKRNMAPAGNMGPLVTGLVVGAIGLSFGVNAGYAINPARDFGPRVLAWIAGWGEVALPGSVPGAFSWYFWIPIVGPFVGGVIGVFVYDYFIGDVLAARRAQAEAPPAGRAGEGAAEEGGFGDGGFGEERGRTDRGPSDEGPRGPRGEGP
- a CDS encoding serine hydrolase domain-containing protein, translated to MRRTTGTRAVLVFAALAILAALLTLAALVVVAGATSRPASAASAPPAASAPDFAAIDRFVSDQLAAQVVPGAALVVTHGAEVVHVRGFGHTSAGTPVSPRTQFRLGSVSKSFTATAVLQLVDAGRVRLDEPVRTYVPDFAVDDPRGNRITVRQLLNHTSGLSDRGFPEQKLPAPHSLADRVTSLHTAKLVSAPGTRFQYFNPNYDVAARVVEVVSGKPFATYLREKVFAPLRMNDTLLAYTKLIPSTAPRLSRGYALVLTRPVARPEPDGFLGGDGAVMSTAADLGHWLAMQNSKGRYAGRQIVSANGLATEHTPPTGPNGPNGPDGHDTSYAMGWTVERPEVGQPQLTHNGVLSTYYAEQALVPGNGYGVALMFNTSNGLVPYHAITEGVLAQLEGREPAAVQPPTRLVEYVLVALTVLILLVRCWELLRARAWARRRRTRSTWRVVPGMVWLLVPTVLLAGLPWLVGTFAGRVFTREQLFWAMATVHVFLGVAAVSGLALIAVRLVALVGTKSVSTPEAS